From one Misgurnus anguillicaudatus chromosome 2, ASM2758022v2, whole genome shotgun sequence genomic stretch:
- the LOC141351115 gene encoding 5'-AMP-activated protein kinase subunit beta-2-like — MGNTSDRMSADRHGSKPHRSESGGGHKDLEPSKMMDSTDDPNIFNTRGPESKASGEKDPPDLDDMVKTSPQARPTVIRWAGGGKEVYITGSFNNWSTKIPLNKSHNDFVAVLDLPEGEHQYKFFVDGQWLHDPSEPVVTSQMGTINNLMHVKKSDFEVFDALQVDSLECSDTSDLSSSPPGPYGQNVHMFKPEERFKAPPILPPHLLQVILNKDTNISCDPALLPEPNHVMLNHLYALSIKDGVMVLSATHRYKKKYVTSLLYKPI; from the exons ATGGGGAACACAAGTGATCGAATGTCTGCTGATCGGCATGGATCAAAACCTCATCGTTCAGAGAGTGGAGGTGGACACAAAGATCTTGAGCCCAGCAAAATGATGGACAGCACTGACGACCCCAACATCTTTAACACACGTGGACCAGAATCTAAA GCTTCAGGTGAGAAGGATCCTCCAGATTTAGATGACATGGTAAAGACGAGTCCTCAGGCCCGACCCACTGTGATCCGCTGGGCAGGAGGAGGGAAAGAGGTCTACATCACAGGGTCCTTTAATAACTGGAGCACCAAGATCCCACTTAATAAAAG CCATAATGATTTTGTAGCAGTATTGGATCTACCTGAGGGTGAACATCAGTACAAATTCTTTGTAGATGGACAGTGGCTTCATGACccctctgag CCTGTTGTCACCAGTCAGATGGGCACCATTAATAATCTGATGCATGTGAAGAAATCAGACTTTGAGGTGTTTGACGCGCTGCAGGTGGACTCGCTGGAGTGCTCGGACACATCAG ACCTGTCTAGTTCACCGCCCGGTCCATACGGACAGAACGTGCATATGTTTAAACCTGAGGAACGCTTCAAAGCTCCACCCATACTCCCGCCTCACCTCCTACAAGTCATCCTCAACAAAGACACCAACATATCA TGTGATCCGGCCCTGCTGCCTGAACCAAACCATGTCATGCTGAACCATCTGTATGCGCTCTCAATAAAG GATGGTGTGATGGTCCTCAGTGCAACCCACCGCTATAAGAAGAAATACGTGACTTCTCTGCTGTACAAACCCATTTAA